One window of the Brevibacterium limosum genome contains the following:
- a CDS encoding Gfo/Idh/MocA family protein — MLSGDTARGRDLRIGMLGGGFMGRVHSRAARSAGAVLDSVASSRPERSVQAAAELGFETSASADELLGRTFDAIHICTPNDLHAAQSLQALDTGSNIICEKPLATNSTDARAVLARAEEAGLQGTVPFVYRYHPMVREARARFREGQAGTLLTVDAGYLQDWLLGSGDENWRVESERGGPSRAFADIGSHLVDLIEFIVGDRISSLVATTRTVHPRRGGTAVTTEDTVAVAVEFSGGAIGSLLVSQLAPGRKNGLTVEIAGTEASMRFEQERPEQLWVGKRADSRLLVRDPDSLSADAARLCKVPAGHPQGYQDAFNAFVADSYALFAGDRPEGLPTLRDGVRAVLVTEAVLRSVNERSWVDVETLAV, encoded by the coding sequence ATGCTCTCAGGTGACACTGCACGGGGACGAGATCTCCGCATCGGAATGCTCGGCGGCGGGTTCATGGGCCGTGTCCACAGCCGTGCCGCACGGTCGGCCGGAGCCGTTCTCGACTCGGTCGCATCGTCTCGGCCCGAGAGATCGGTGCAGGCGGCGGCCGAGCTGGGCTTCGAGACCTCCGCCTCCGCCGACGAACTGCTTGGGCGAACTTTCGACGCCATCCATATCTGCACGCCCAATGACCTCCACGCTGCACAGTCCCTGCAGGCGCTGGACACAGGGTCGAACATCATCTGCGAGAAGCCCCTGGCCACGAATTCGACCGACGCGCGTGCCGTGCTCGCCCGAGCCGAAGAAGCGGGGCTGCAGGGGACCGTTCCGTTCGTCTACCGCTACCACCCGATGGTGCGTGAGGCCCGCGCTCGATTTCGCGAGGGTCAGGCAGGGACGCTGCTGACCGTCGATGCAGGCTACCTGCAGGACTGGCTGCTCGGCTCCGGCGATGAGAACTGGCGCGTCGAATCCGAGCGCGGCGGACCCTCGCGGGCATTTGCCGATATCGGCTCCCACCTCGTCGACCTCATCGAATTCATCGTCGGCGACCGGATATCATCCCTGGTGGCGACGACGAGAACCGTCCACCCTCGCCGAGGCGGCACCGCAGTGACCACGGAGGACACCGTGGCCGTCGCCGTCGAGTTCTCCGGCGGCGCGATCGGATCGCTGCTGGTGTCCCAGCTGGCTCCCGGACGGAAGAACGGACTGACCGTGGAGATCGCCGGCACCGAGGCGAGCATGCGGTTCGAGCAGGAACGGCCGGAGCAGCTGTGGGTCGGCAAACGTGCCGACAGCCGCCTCCTCGTCCGCGATCCCGACTCGCTGTCTGCTGACGCCGCCCGCCTGTGCAAGGTTCCGGCCGGTCATCCGCAGGGATATCAGGACGCGTTCAATGCCTTCGTCGCCGACTCCTATGCGCTCTTTGCCGGAGACCGACCCGAAGGTCTGCCGACGCTTCGAGACGGGGTGCGCGCCGTGCTGGTGACGGAGGCCGTGCTGCGATCCGTGAACGAACGATCCTGGGTTGATGTCGAGACGCTGGCTGTCTAG
- a CDS encoding PhzF family phenazine biosynthesis protein: MSQHRRFAQVDVFSAVPFRGNPVAVIVDADGLDETQMARIANWTNLSETTFVLPPEDPAADYRLRIFTPHRELPFAGHPTLGSAAAWLDAGGAAKHEDRIVQECGAGLVDIRRIPRRGDPTAATVDSSESPTQVTDDSSETLAFAAPDRLRTGALDESYVAEIATALGVERDDILGHQWADNGPGWAAVRLADAEQVLALDPDFSEIPDAKLGVLGAHPEGADHEYEIRAFVPGVGVAEDPVTGSLNASVAQWLIGAGLAPTRYTATQGTALGRSGVVSITAEDDEIWVGGATSICIRGTVHT, from the coding sequence TTGTCACAACACCGCCGATTCGCCCAGGTCGATGTCTTCTCTGCCGTGCCCTTCCGAGGCAACCCCGTCGCCGTCATCGTCGATGCCGATGGCCTCGATGAGACGCAGATGGCCCGCATCGCGAACTGGACGAACCTGTCCGAGACCACCTTCGTCCTCCCACCCGAGGATCCCGCCGCCGACTACCGCCTGCGCATCTTCACCCCGCACCGGGAGCTGCCCTTCGCCGGCCACCCCACCCTCGGTTCGGCTGCAGCCTGGCTCGACGCCGGCGGTGCAGCGAAGCATGAGGACCGCATCGTCCAAGAGTGCGGTGCCGGCCTCGTCGACATCCGCAGAATCCCTCGCCGAGGCGACCCGACCGCGGCAACCGTCGATTCCTCCGAATCCCCCACCCAGGTTACGGACGACTCCTCCGAAACCCTTGCCTTCGCCGCACCCGACCGCCTGCGCACAGGAGCACTCGACGAGTCCTATGTCGCCGAGATCGCGACCGCTCTCGGCGTTGAACGCGACGATATCCTCGGTCATCAGTGGGCCGACAACGGTCCGGGCTGGGCGGCGGTGCGGCTGGCCGACGCCGAACAGGTGCTCGCACTGGACCCGGACTTCTCGGAGATTCCCGATGCGAAGCTCGGAGTCCTCGGCGCCCACCCGGAAGGCGCGGACCACGAGTACGAGATCCGCGCCTTCGTGCCCGGAGTCGGCGTCGCCGAGGATCCGGTGACCGGCAGCCTCAACGCCTCCGTCGCCCAATGGCTCATCGGTGCGGGCCTTGCCCCGACCAGGTACACCGCGACTCAGGGAACCGCGCTCGGCCGTTCCGGAGTCGTCTCCATCACGGCCGAGGACGACGAGATCTGGGTCGGCGGGGCCACGTCCATCTGCATCCGCGGGACGGTGCACACATGA
- a CDS encoding M50 family metallopeptidase, with product MDFKQATATWWDAITSGFGRQDGLELDVLGLVLVIGVPLVVTLTPGIWRFFGMFVTFVHELGHAFAALMTGRVIKGISLNFDHSGQMNSFGRVGFSATWAGFWGYPAPGVLGLVLATSAVFGWAPLALSVGALILLVALIFIRNFAGAVIAVITAIAAQLVVVFLPLEWISVFVAALGTALTIGSLKDLVKVIRVHTRRRRVQQSDAYILAQGSPLPAGAWLTLFALVIIVCALATARVLYTAVSVGAV from the coding sequence ATGGACTTCAAGCAGGCAACGGCGACGTGGTGGGACGCCATCACCTCGGGCTTCGGGCGACAGGACGGGCTCGAACTCGACGTCCTCGGACTCGTCCTCGTCATCGGGGTGCCCCTGGTCGTGACCTTGACTCCGGGAATCTGGCGGTTCTTCGGAATGTTCGTGACCTTCGTCCACGAACTCGGCCACGCCTTCGCCGCCCTCATGACCGGACGCGTGATCAAGGGGATCTCGCTGAACTTCGACCATTCGGGGCAGATGAACTCATTCGGCCGAGTCGGGTTCTCCGCCACCTGGGCGGGATTCTGGGGATATCCGGCACCGGGCGTGCTCGGACTCGTCCTGGCCACCTCGGCGGTCTTCGGTTGGGCCCCCTTGGCGCTGTCGGTGGGGGCGCTGATCCTGTTGGTCGCGCTCATCTTCATCCGGAACTTCGCGGGTGCGGTCATCGCTGTGATCACTGCGATCGCGGCCCAGCTCGTCGTCGTGTTCCTGCCTCTGGAATGGATCTCGGTCTTCGTCGCCGCACTCGGCACAGCGCTGACGATCGGGTCGCTCAAGGATCTCGTCAAGGTCATCCGCGTCCACACGCGGAGGCGCCGGGTGCAGCAGTCCGATGCGTATATCCTCGCCCAGGGTTCGCCGCTGCCCGCGGGGGCCTGGCTGACTTTGTTTGCGCTGGTCATCATCGTCTGCGCGCTCGCCACCGCACGAGTGCTGTATACGGCGGTGTCGGTCGGCGCGGTATGA
- a CDS encoding HNH endonuclease signature motif containing protein, whose protein sequence is MKDPQDPGNSGLEPASNESVSNSPAPSTDSASSPQAPLVGPDSPRHLDVDPDSPMAVVVSLTRLSTGVRLAEFQAVAGLFLSDAIEKLRYAEGDAVYYHATFTETAGRFITARDGLLPEKDDFVDPWASTGFVFDDRALDASDDDADLDETVEDTDRADAVEPEDTSTPDEDADSDEEALPEDASAEVDGETEDAIDTVTCASAPEQAPAKPLPNFPKFGLHKSFNSWVHDLATREEIAELTTVLGSTSDGAYNEITSAVTLAFGLPKFLQRCLAGEFTIEHVLAATRAIKDVAFEYLPRLDAYLGDRRADITLETFKKSLNLKIAALVPVDDRVELAERRRRVDIMTYPDGTASVTLSGPAVELNAFYLRIEAFARAIRNGNISALTEENTAGLEVADQDSIAALMFDIATRATPQMAIAVTTHDTTTGETSTNEIALEAADQADPTAPITAAAVDRTAHAAQREAEAFASTGVDVKTTIKLVMPTHGQWVREQAKMMVTVPYLTAVGKSELPGTFSDGTPVPPAAARALAGESPTWHRILTDPATGTPIDARSRSYYIPADVRAPLSGKWQSCSAPGCTRRAETSEVDHIIPFDHADPARGGQTTFENLHPLCAPDHQAKTDRRFSIRKTDDGAVEYAFTRGVVARMYPPDNPINAEHARQMENYAHLPNLLDEGKPGDAPPVHDNGYPSPASRLETTDPSRNSERGDECVPTAGSKGILNSAARDATPSDSAPDVSAPEDPALRWTSEAELTPAEEKENSRRPQWARAAQESSWDAYWKPEKPPPF, encoded by the coding sequence ATGAAGGATCCTCAGGATCCGGGCAACAGTGGTCTCGAGCCTGCCTCGAATGAATCAGTCTCCAACTCTCCCGCGCCCTCGACCGACTCCGCTTCTTCGCCTCAGGCGCCACTCGTCGGCCCCGACTCACCCCGTCACCTCGACGTCGACCCCGATTCGCCGATGGCCGTCGTCGTCAGCCTTACACGCTTGAGCACGGGCGTTCGCCTGGCAGAATTCCAGGCCGTCGCCGGCCTGTTTCTGTCCGATGCCATCGAGAAGCTTCGCTACGCCGAGGGCGACGCGGTCTACTACCACGCAACTTTCACCGAAACGGCCGGTCGCTTCATCACGGCACGAGACGGTCTGCTCCCCGAAAAGGACGACTTCGTCGACCCCTGGGCATCCACCGGCTTCGTCTTCGACGACCGCGCTCTCGATGCGTCCGATGACGATGCCGACCTCGATGAAACTGTCGAGGACACTGACCGCGCGGACGCTGTCGAGCCTGAGGACACTTCCACTCCCGATGAGGATGCCGACTCAGATGAGGAAGCCCTTCCTGAAGACGCTTCCGCCGAAGTCGATGGTGAAACGGAAGACGCCATTGACACGGTCACCTGTGCCAGTGCTCCTGAGCAGGCGCCGGCGAAGCCGCTTCCGAATTTCCCCAAGTTCGGACTGCACAAGTCATTCAACAGCTGGGTCCACGACCTCGCCACGCGCGAAGAGATCGCCGAGCTGACCACGGTCCTCGGTTCGACGAGCGACGGTGCCTACAACGAGATCACCAGCGCGGTCACCCTGGCATTCGGACTGCCGAAGTTCTTGCAGCGGTGCCTCGCCGGTGAGTTCACGATCGAGCATGTGCTCGCAGCTACTCGGGCTATCAAGGACGTCGCCTTCGAATATCTGCCCCGGCTTGATGCCTACCTCGGTGACCGCCGCGCTGATATCACCCTGGAGACTTTCAAGAAGTCGCTGAATCTGAAGATCGCGGCGCTCGTACCCGTCGATGATCGGGTCGAACTGGCCGAGAGGCGTCGGCGGGTCGACATCATGACCTACCCTGACGGGACCGCCTCGGTGACCCTGTCGGGGCCTGCCGTGGAACTCAACGCCTTCTACCTGCGGATCGAGGCGTTCGCTCGGGCGATTCGCAACGGCAACATCTCGGCACTCACCGAGGAGAACACCGCCGGTCTCGAGGTCGCCGATCAGGACAGCATCGCCGCCCTCATGTTCGACATCGCCACACGAGCAACCCCGCAGATGGCCATCGCCGTGACGACGCACGACACCACGACCGGAGAGACCTCCACCAACGAGATCGCTCTCGAAGCTGCTGACCAAGCCGACCCCACGGCTCCCATCACCGCAGCAGCCGTCGATCGCACCGCGCACGCGGCGCAACGAGAAGCGGAAGCGTTCGCCAGCACCGGCGTCGACGTGAAGACCACCATCAAGCTCGTCATGCCCACCCACGGACAATGGGTGCGGGAGCAGGCGAAGATGATGGTGACGGTTCCGTATCTCACCGCAGTGGGCAAGTCAGAGCTGCCCGGAACGTTCTCGGACGGTACTCCGGTGCCGCCGGCCGCGGCACGGGCTCTCGCAGGAGAGAGCCCCACTTGGCACCGGATCCTCACCGATCCCGCGACCGGGACGCCGATTGATGCCCGCTCGCGCAGCTACTACATCCCTGCCGACGTGCGCGCTCCTCTGAGCGGCAAGTGGCAGTCCTGTTCTGCCCCGGGCTGCACCCGCCGGGCAGAGACCTCCGAAGTCGACCACATCATCCCCTTCGACCATGCGGATCCGGCTCGAGGCGGACAGACGACGTTCGAGAACCTCCACCCGCTGTGCGCACCTGACCACCAGGCGAAGACCGACCGCAGGTTCTCGATCCGGAAGACCGATGACGGGGCGGTGGAGTATGCCTTCACGCGGGGCGTCGTCGCAAGAATGTATCCGCCCGACAACCCGATCAACGCCGAGCATGCTCGGCAGATGGAGAACTATGCCCACCTGCCGAATCTGCTTGACGAGGGGAAGCCTGGCGACGCACCACCGGTTCACGACAACGGGTATCCGAGTCCCGCGAGTCGTCTCGAAACCACGGATCCATCCCGCAATTCCGAACGAGGGGACGAGTGTGTCCCGACTGCTGGGAGCAAGGGCATCCTGAACTCCGCGGCGCGCGATGCGACGCCCAGTGACTCAGCGCCCGATGTCTCAGCGCCCGAAGACCCGGCGCTGCGCTGGACCTCGGAAGCCGAGCTCACCCCGGCTGAAGAGAAAGAGAACTCTCGCCGGCCGCAATGGGCGAGGGCCGCCCAGGAATCGAGCTGGGATGCCTATTGGAAACCAGAGAAACCGCCTCCGTTCTGA
- a CDS encoding nucleobase:cation symporter-2 family protein yields the protein MSVSHQSPSSDRRSAVGSKPARPEDERLPVGSSFAYGLQHVLTMYGGIIAVPLIIGNAAGLDGNGISLLIASCLFMGGLATILQSVGVPFFGSQLPLVQGVSFAGVATMTSILAGGDGLPAVFGSVLVASVIGLIVAPAFALIVKFFPPVVTGTVITTIGLSLMPVAAGWAMGGDAEAADYGSMRNILIAVVTLAIVLILSRIPVAVISRLSILLAIVIGTIGCLIFGWADFSHVLDRGIFAFPEPFAFGMPTFSAAAIISMFIVIIVTFAETTADIIAVGEIVDTKVDSKRIASGLRADMLSSAVSPIFNSFTQSAFAQNVGLVAITGVKSRFVVTAGGAILVVLGLLPVMGGVVAAVPTPVLGGAGIVLFGTVAASGIRTLSKVEYEGNLNMIIVAVSLAFGIIPVVEPDFYNAFPDWVGIILHSGISSATLMAVLLNLVFNHIGARTKDRSDRSVFVAGTGRVIRKEELQRLIDNEAILTEGDTVKNGKIVDCNGEEVPVVTEKQHEKVIDATEKGEVRCQDDVRRLIAADED from the coding sequence ATGTCGGTATCCCATCAATCACCCAGCAGCGACCGCAGATCAGCGGTCGGCAGCAAGCCGGCCCGGCCGGAGGACGAACGGCTTCCAGTCGGCAGCTCCTTCGCCTACGGGCTGCAGCATGTGCTCACTATGTACGGCGGAATCATCGCGGTTCCCCTCATCATCGGCAATGCCGCCGGCCTCGACGGCAACGGCATCAGCCTCCTCATCGCCTCCTGTCTCTTCATGGGCGGTCTGGCGACGATCCTGCAGTCGGTCGGTGTGCCGTTCTTCGGCTCCCAGCTCCCTCTGGTCCAGGGCGTCTCATTCGCCGGCGTCGCGACGATGACGTCCATTCTGGCCGGCGGCGATGGCCTGCCTGCGGTCTTCGGATCGGTGCTGGTCGCCTCGGTGATCGGCCTGATCGTCGCGCCGGCTTTCGCGCTCATCGTGAAGTTCTTCCCGCCGGTGGTCACCGGCACGGTGATCACGACCATCGGGCTCTCACTCATGCCTGTGGCCGCAGGCTGGGCCATGGGCGGCGACGCCGAGGCCGCCGACTACGGCAGCATGCGCAATATCCTCATCGCCGTGGTCACCCTGGCCATCGTGCTCATCCTCAGCCGGATTCCCGTCGCCGTGATCTCCCGACTGTCGATCCTCCTGGCCATCGTCATCGGCACCATCGGCTGTCTCATCTTCGGCTGGGCCGATTTCTCCCATGTGCTTGATCGCGGCATCTTCGCGTTCCCCGAGCCATTCGCCTTTGGTATGCCAACCTTCTCGGCTGCGGCGATCATCTCGATGTTCATAGTCATCATCGTCACCTTCGCCGAGACCACTGCGGACATCATCGCCGTCGGCGAGATCGTCGACACGAAGGTCGATTCCAAACGCATCGCTTCGGGACTTCGTGCTGACATGCTGTCGTCGGCCGTCTCACCGATCTTCAACTCCTTCACTCAGTCGGCGTTCGCACAGAACGTCGGCCTGGTGGCGATCACCGGTGTGAAGTCGCGTTTCGTCGTCACTGCCGGTGGTGCGATCCTCGTGGTTCTCGGCCTGCTGCCGGTGATGGGCGGTGTCGTTGCTGCGGTGCCGACGCCGGTTCTCGGCGGCGCGGGCATCGTCCTGTTCGGTACGGTCGCCGCTTCGGGCATCCGCACGCTGTCCAAGGTCGAATACGAGGGCAACCTCAACATGATCATCGTGGCGGTCTCGCTGGCCTTCGGCATCATCCCGGTCGTTGAGCCTGACTTCTACAACGCATTCCCGGACTGGGTCGGCATCATCCTCCACTCGGGCATCTCCTCGGCCACGCTCATGGCGGTGCTGCTCAACCTCGTCTTCAACCACATCGGTGCGCGGACGAAGGACCGTTCGGACCGTTCGGTCTTCGTGGCAGGCACCGGTCGAGTCATCCGCAAGGAAGAGCTGCAGCGACTCATCGACAACGAGGCCATCCTCACCGAGGGCGACACCGTCAAGAACGGGAAGATCGTCGACTGCAACGGAGAAGAGGTTCCCGTCGTCACCGAGAAGCAGCACGAGAAGGTCATCGACGCCACCGAAAAGGGTGAGGTCCGCTGCCAGGACGACGTCCGCCGCCTCATCGCCGCGGATGAGGACTAG
- a CDS encoding YdeI/OmpD-associated family protein produces MVTFTTELLALGNNVGIEVPEHIVLGFGAGKRVPVIVTIEGYSYPSTTAVMGGKYLLPLAKEHREEIGVAGGETHAVTLTHDTSNRETPVPDSLAEALAAAGVRAAFDALAPSKRKEHVRQVTSAKAEETRDRRIKKIVDSLG; encoded by the coding sequence ATGGTCACGTTCACCACCGAACTTCTCGCCCTAGGCAACAATGTCGGCATCGAGGTTCCCGAGCACATCGTGCTCGGCTTCGGCGCGGGCAAGCGGGTCCCGGTCATCGTCACGATCGAAGGCTATTCCTATCCGTCGACGACCGCGGTGATGGGCGGGAAGTACCTGCTCCCGCTGGCCAAGGAACATCGGGAGGAGATCGGCGTCGCCGGCGGTGAGACCCACGCGGTGACACTGACTCACGACACCTCGAACCGGGAGACCCCGGTTCCCGATTCCCTCGCCGAGGCTCTCGCCGCCGCCGGTGTCCGCGCCGCTTTCGATGCGCTCGCTCCGTCCAAGCGCAAGGAGCATGTGCGGCAGGTGACCTCGGCGAAGGCCGAGGAGACCCGCGATCGTCGGATCAAGAAGATCGTCGACTCACTCGGCTGA
- a CDS encoding HAD family hydrolase codes for MVALPKFSAVLFDCDGVLVDSESITNGVLHQMLQELGWQLSAEECIARFVGKMLRDEADVIEEQTGFRIDAEWMTEFRRRRNDQLAASLQAIPGVVAAVHRIAEIYPGRIACASGADRPKIELQLRKIGLFDVFEGRIFSGMEQPNSKPAPDVYLVAADSLGVDPAEAAVIEDSPTGVIAGVAAGSHVLGFCPDSPVHQSAETLLAAGAAETFTLMEQIPGLLTE; via the coding sequence ATGGTCGCACTTCCGAAATTCTCCGCTGTCCTCTTCGACTGTGATGGGGTCCTCGTCGACTCCGAAAGCATCACGAACGGTGTCCTCCACCAGATGCTGCAGGAGCTCGGCTGGCAGCTGAGCGCCGAGGAGTGCATTGCGCGATTCGTCGGCAAGATGCTCCGGGACGAGGCCGATGTCATCGAGGAGCAAACCGGGTTCCGCATCGACGCGGAGTGGATGACGGAGTTCCGTCGTCGCCGCAATGACCAGCTCGCGGCCTCCCTCCAGGCGATTCCGGGAGTCGTGGCCGCGGTTCATCGCATCGCCGAGATCTACCCGGGCAGGATCGCCTGTGCATCGGGTGCGGATCGCCCGAAGATCGAACTGCAGCTGCGCAAGATCGGCCTCTTCGACGTGTTCGAGGGCAGGATCTTCTCCGGTATGGAGCAGCCGAATTCGAAGCCCGCCCCGGACGTCTATCTCGTGGCGGCGGATTCCTTGGGCGTCGACCCCGCCGAGGCGGCCGTGATCGAAGATTCCCCCACCGGGGTGATCGCCGGCGTTGCGGCCGGGTCCCATGTGCTCGGGTTCTGTCCGGATTCGCCGGTGCATCAGAGCGCGGAGACGCTGTTGGCGGCGGGTGCGGCCGAGACCTTCACCCTGATGGAGCAGATACCTGGTCTGCTCACAGAATAG
- a CDS encoding methyltransferase family protein, with amino-acid sequence MNRHLTEVNRPKKRLRIFHGRMYFALQALAGAAWWLGTATTPGVAAATLGGIDPLLIAIVDVPLFVIGSALAALNFRWAVWIATGWTVLVALGMVIYATATTEAGLGAVLMILAALGSLLAGVLMILGRIPSEKLLVGPFAFHSSHTRIRSRLQVRTTIQIVVFWGVFLIIIPVIINAFEDRWNLAYKVPILLAVLGFALLAFSSVIGVWSARAIANFGSGTPLPSQMAHHLVARGPYAFVRNPMAIAGIGQGVAMGLLIGSWLVIVYALVGSLLWNWLIRPHEEADLCDRFGDEYRDYAERVRCWWPSFSTTETAPDLVDED; translated from the coding sequence ATGAATCGACATCTGACTGAAGTGAACAGACCGAAGAAGCGACTGCGCATCTTCCACGGTCGCATGTACTTCGCCCTCCAGGCCCTCGCCGGAGCGGCGTGGTGGCTGGGTACCGCGACGACTCCCGGCGTGGCGGCCGCAACGCTCGGCGGCATCGATCCGCTGCTCATCGCGATCGTCGACGTCCCGCTCTTCGTCATCGGCTCGGCTCTGGCCGCGCTGAACTTCCGCTGGGCCGTGTGGATCGCCACCGGCTGGACCGTGCTCGTGGCCCTGGGCATGGTCATCTATGCCACCGCCACCACCGAGGCGGGGCTCGGTGCCGTCCTCATGATCCTCGCCGCACTCGGAAGCCTCCTTGCCGGTGTGCTCATGATCCTCGGCCGCATCCCGTCCGAGAAGCTCCTCGTCGGGCCCTTCGCGTTCCACAGTTCGCACACCCGCATCCGGTCCCGCCTGCAGGTGCGGACCACAATCCAGATCGTCGTCTTCTGGGGCGTCTTCCTCATCATCATCCCGGTCATCATCAATGCCTTCGAAGACCGCTGGAATCTCGCCTACAAGGTCCCGATCCTGCTCGCCGTCTTAGGCTTCGCCCTGCTCGCCTTCTCCAGCGTCATCGGCGTGTGGTCGGCGCGGGCGATCGCGAACTTCGGCTCCGGCACTCCGCTGCCCTCTCAGATGGCCCATCATCTCGTCGCCCGCGGACCCTACGCCTTCGTCCGCAACCCGATGGCCATCGCCGGCATCGGCCAGGGTGTGGCGATGGGTCTGCTCATCGGTTCGTGGCTCGTGATCGTGTACGCGCTCGTCGGCTCGCTGCTGTGGAACTGGCTCATCCGCCCCCATGAGGAGGCGGACCTGTGTGATCGCTTCGGTGACGAATACCGCGACTACGCCGAGCGGGTGCGCTGCTGGTGGCCGAGTTTCTCGACCACCGAAACCGCTCCCGACCTTGTCGACGAGGACTGA
- a CDS encoding 8-oxoguanine deaminase, whose translation MIDTNETDTPAAGNRPGPENSQASGIRPAARLWLRDPLAVHLGAGVDQDQAARGIVIDRATETIVELVPAGGEPSSGGADGATGADEALEVVDASAHVITPGLINTHHHFYQTLTRAWAPVADLSLFGWLLNLYPVWARLTPRALELATTVAMAELLESGCTTAADHHYLFPSGMDEAIDIQVDVVRRLGMRAMLTRGSMSLGEEAGGLPPQQTVQDSDVILDDSRRLVEIFHQRGPGAQIQIGFAPCSPFSVTTELMRDSAALAAELDVRLHTHLAETIDEEDFCRETFGLRTVDYLESVGWLGERTWLAHGVHFDDSEIGRLGAAGVSVAHCPTSNMRLASGIARAVELEDAGVAIGLGVDGSASNDASNLIREVRQALYIQRLRYGAEAVTCDRVLDWATKGSATALGRDDIGTIEVGRQADLAMFRLDGLPFSGSHDPIPALVLCGAEKADRVMVGGQWRVIDGRAIGADGVELDKEALIAAHQEEARRLVAG comes from the coding sequence ATGATCGACACCAACGAAACCGACACACCGGCAGCGGGGAACCGCCCAGGACCAGAGAACTCCCAGGCATCAGGGATCCGTCCGGCAGCGAGACTCTGGCTGCGCGATCCGCTGGCCGTCCACCTCGGTGCCGGTGTCGATCAGGATCAGGCGGCGCGCGGAATCGTCATCGACCGGGCCACCGAGACCATCGTCGAACTCGTCCCCGCAGGCGGCGAGCCCTCATCGGGCGGGGCCGACGGGGCCACCGGCGCTGACGAGGCCCTCGAAGTCGTCGATGCCTCTGCGCACGTGATCACTCCCGGGCTGATCAACACGCATCATCACTTCTATCAGACGCTGACCCGGGCGTGGGCGCCCGTCGCGGACCTGTCGCTGTTCGGGTGGCTGCTGAACCTCTACCCGGTGTGGGCCAGACTGACCCCGCGCGCTCTCGAACTGGCCACGACCGTGGCGATGGCTGAGCTGCTCGAATCCGGATGCACGACCGCCGCCGACCACCACTACCTGTTTCCGTCCGGCATGGACGAGGCCATCGACATTCAGGTCGACGTCGTCCGGAGACTCGGCATGCGCGCCATGCTCACCCGCGGGTCGATGTCCCTGGGCGAGGAGGCCGGAGGGCTGCCGCCGCAGCAGACCGTCCAGGATTCGGATGTCATCCTCGACGACTCCCGCCGCCTCGTCGAGATCTTCCACCAAAGAGGACCCGGCGCCCAGATCCAGATCGGCTTCGCCCCGTGCTCCCCGTTCTCCGTGACCACCGAACTCATGCGCGACAGCGCCGCACTCGCCGCGGAACTCGATGTCCGCCTCCACACCCACCTGGCCGAGACCATCGACGAAGAGGACTTCTGCCGCGAAACCTTCGGGCTGCGCACTGTGGACTACCTCGAATCCGTCGGATGGCTGGGGGAGCGGACCTGGCTGGCGCACGGTGTGCACTTCGACGATTCGGAGATCGGTCGCCTCGGTGCCGCCGGGGTCTCTGTCGCCCACTGCCCGACCTCGAACATGCGGCTGGCCTCGGGCATCGCCCGCGCCGTCGAACTCGAGGACGCCGGAGTCGCTATCGGACTCGGCGTCGACGGATCCGCATCGAATGATGCTTCGAACCTCATCCGCGAGGTTCGCCAGGCCCTCTACATCCAACGCCTGCGCTACGGCGCCGAGGCGGTCACCTGCGACCGTGTCCTCGACTGGGCGACGAAGGGATCGGCGACCGCGCTCGGCCGCGACGATATCGGCACCATCGAAGTCGGCAGGCAAGCTGACCTCGCGATGTTCCGCCTCGACGGCCTCCCGTTCTCCGGATCGCACGACCCGATTCCCGCGCTCGTTCTCTGCGGAGCGGAGAAGGCCGACCGGGTCATGGTCGGCGGACAGTGGCGGGTCATCGACGGCCGCGCCATCGGCGCGGACGGAGTCGAACTCGACAAGGAGGCGCTCATCGCGGCTCATCAGGAGGAGGCGCGCCGTCTCGTTGCCGGGTGA